aACATCTTTGGCTATCTTGTTTTGTGCTAGTAAACATTCTACCATCTGCATTATATTGTCAAGAAgtactaattaattaagttgGGTGCAAGCTAGCATTCAAATATGCAAACGGTTGTTCGCTTTCTTATGTTAGATGGTACCGAGATCGCTTTCCTTTTGGGAAAGCTAGACCGACTATGCAACAACATCGATTCTCATAGAGAATTCCATTCTCTATCATATCCTCCTCTgtttcttaatatattgatgCATAGTTTAATTGATTAATGTATTTACTAACTTTGACCATATTTATTAGTAATAGATAAAGAcaaattttgtaattttttaattgttaCTGGGTTAATCTCaacatatatttttaaaatgtctaatttttataatttttattaatatgtCAATTaatatattgatggtcaaaattagtacttcctccgattctttttagttgcaacaCTTTGCTTTTCATGTTTGCCAATGCATATCTTAAAACATTCAAATATTTCATTACCGataaataaatattataaaaaaataatcttcgcaaaatatatattaagacgaatctaacaaaatctcacatgaatatgtttttcctAAAGTATATATAGAtcacaaaaataaacaaagtagaTATGTGAATAATGCAAAAAAACAAAGTGCTGCAACTATTTTAAATCGGATGAAGTACTCCCTCCTTCCCggaatacttgcaccgtttccCTTATACAGCGGCCCCAGAttacttgcaccgtttctataaatagtaaacttttataaatattatatcaACTACGCCTTCACATGTTATTTTGTGGTCCCATGGACCCTACCCTTACCCCTTTACCCCCAGGCCCAGCCCTAGGGGGTAGGCGAGGGGTGCGACCGCCTAGGGCCCAAGGCGGAAAGGGGGCCAAAATAATTGTCTATCCAGTAATTTAGTACTAGTAATAAACAACGAATTAAATACACATGTTATTTCCATGTCTCATTGGTAGAAGATAGGTTTTAAAGTTTTGATATCTACTAAGAGGTCTAGGGTTCGACTCCCCTTActaactcttttcttttttaaactttgtcaatatttttatttttgtgttttacgTTGAGTTTATGAAGGTAGTATTTGACTTTTAGTACTCAATTCTAATTGATATAACTATATGTGAGCAAAAAAATGCTTATTTGATGGACTATGGgtttataagttttaaaatagatGAGCATTTTAATGAAGACAAAATTAACTGATATTTTATGTGATCAAAATGAACCTCTATTTTTAAAAAGTATCTCTTTACGCATACTAATTATCTTGTAATTAAgtgaatatttaatttattgaaatatttcaagaacTCGACTAGAGCcggattttgaaattttagGATTCTGCATAGGAGATATAGTaagtttttattgatttgaattcaacaatataatgaatttcacaaaaaaaaaaattattatttcagTTAAAGACGTAATATTTTGGAAGGGGCCCAAATCCCTTATTTCGCCTAGGGCCCTCAAAATGTCAGGACCGGGCCTGGGGTAGACAAATGTCTACCCagttttttaattgaaaaatcattttaatAGGCTGAGtattttatttaagaaaaaaaaaatacaaatttgtTCAATCTGTCGAACCCATAACCAATGGGGACAATATCATAACTAAATTTCCTAGTTGACCATTCCATCATCTTGcctttatgtttccttgttgcagaataaatatataaaccttttttttttagtttgccAAGTATTTAAAGTTctagtttttttttctatttatttccgGGGTGGCACGTGCCCCCTTGACCCTTAGCTGGGTCCTCCATTGCGTACAACTACTTTGCTAAATATCATATTCTTATCCGATTTTTAATTtctacttcgtatatttttaaagttttattgttatttgCTTATATaacacggagtactccgtatacatTTACCTTGTATAATATTTAAAATCTTAGAATTTATAAAGTAACGGTGAACGATGAAATTGgtaaattttatgtaaatattgtaATTAGTACTCCGCAAATTGTCATTTTCATTGAatcgttttaaaaaaaaattaaagtttttatttcttttaaaagtGTCTACCCTGTTTCAAAATCCTTGATACGCCACTGCACATCCCTATCTATATCAAAAAGTACCTCACTTAAATAATAAGGTAGAAAGTCAATTAatatgatgcatctattgtgaaacagatgAAGTAACTTATATAAAAAAGTAGGGTCATGTGACCCTAAAGGTAAAACAACTCATTTTTAATCAAGAAAAATGCTTAATTAACTTCATCTTACCTCGGATTCTTTGTAAGCCACTGCTAGGTGTAAAGCAGTATCGCCATTGCTATCAGCAAAGTTAAGTAACTCAGGATCATCTGTTTTATTAACCAACGATTTAAGAGCATCAAGTTGATTGTTTTTAACACACAAATGTAAAACAGTCTCGCCACCCATAGTCCGCTCCCAAGCAGCTTGATGCTTTTCTTTAAGAAGCACCTCCATCACTTCAACATTACCATTAACCACAGCGACATGAATAGGAGTCCTTCCATCTTGATCTTGAGCAAAACACATATTTGGTTTCTCTTCGACCAATATATTAACAATCTCTAATCGCCCTTTTATTGCGCAGGCAATGTGCAATGGTGAAGATCTTCTTAATCGATCAACCACCTCTGCGAATTGTGGCTTTCGACGTAGAATTTCACGTACGAATTGTATGTGCCCCATGTTAACAGCTACATGTAATGGAGATTGCATGAAATGGCATGATTTTTCAATGATACATCGCTCGAGTATAAATTGATCTTGTTCGAGCAAGTTGAGCATGGAAGGTACATCTCCTGTTAGAGCTGCCTCGTAAAGTACTGTAACAACTGATTCGCTTttatctctttctttttccattttttttattttgtattaCAGTTCAAAGTTAAACCAATTTTTTTATGGGCTTCTATATATAGTTCTATATATAGTAATAGTACGTAGTTCTTCAAGTTAAGGTTGGTTTGGATAGAGTAAGATACAATGTACTTTACTCAAATAGGATAATAAAGGTAACATCCACTATAATAAGTTAAGCTAGTTAAGGAAAGTATTGAATGCCGATATTTGTATTAGTGGTGGATCTGAATCTACGGTTGtgtaatttataaaattatgtTGATAATACACCGCTATTTGTCTATTTCTGATGAAACCaatgattcatttgttcttttggctgtagGATATggtgtaatggactaaatcaaaatgactcttaaaacctcttcgcttcctttccatgaatgAGAAGATGGTCGTCCTGTTATCGTTTCTGGATCAATTGGAAATAACCTCTCTAATTGCAGGGGCAAGGTTGCGTACGTTCGACctccttaccccgcttcttgcgggagcctctttgaggcaatggggcaATGATAGTGAATGGATGAATACACCGCTAGTCTACTTACCGATCATCTTACACACTTACCTAACTATTAGATTGTGCCTAATAGTATAAGGTAGGTAGGAAAAAAATGGATGATATGACATGTGTTCTGACAGTTACATGGTCTTTAACAAAAATCTATAGATAATACATACTATATGTACTCCGCATTAGTTTTATACATGTAttatactactccgtattattttttctaaataTTTCGTATTGACTTTTGTTCTATTCAAATTTCAAGTGTCATATGCACCGCTATATTCATGTTATATCCACTAGCttattcaagaaaaataagtttagttaagaTAGACTAAGATTCGATCAATAATATAAGTTTCGGAAAAATAATAAGTAGTCCCcttaaaaaaaaacttgtaCCTTGCACAAGAATGGACCCAATAAAGCGAAATATATGTAACGTACTACCTCCCTGAATGATatttacgcttactatttgcacatttgCACGATAATTAAGAAACTTCGATagcatgtgatggtggggtaagAAAGTAAGAAAAAAATGGATAAAGTTAGAGAAAATGAGTAGAAAAGTTTAAATATTGTGGCGTAGAAGGGATAAAAGTGTATGTAGTAATTAAGATGtattttcatgtttaatgtCTAAAGATAACATAAAGTGGACTAATTTTCATTGAAAACTGAAGTATGAATTATGATCAAAGCGTTGAGCATCCCCGTGCTTTTATGTGATGTATACGTGAGAATAAAAGGTAGGGAAAGGGGCCAACGTAACACAAAGGATAAAAAAGAAAACATGATAAAAGCAAATTCTATTAGTAAAGTGAGAGAAAGAACGcaaaatcatttgcataaatcTAACTCAATGGCTTTGATTATTCGTAGCCTATCATACTTAACAATACGAACTTTACGCACCAACCtttactgaaataaaattgattGTAACTTGTAATTGAGATATATAGAAAATACTACATGAATATTGAGATAACTCTATCACACATTCCCTTCCATTCGTCTCATTAATTCTACttgcgaaaatgataaaggtcgcaacatgcgacctttaagctgtgtcacaatgatgacatggcatgcttatgtgtcatgatttaaattggaaattaaaatatttaacttatataatctattatatacctttcaaaaaaaggtaggaaaatcttaatatcctaatttgtttccttttttacattgattaccttatttatatatttttatagtaaaaatattgaattgatagtaaaaatattctgatgacacatagcctacgtggcgcctatgtgtaccaattaaactgcgacacgtaagattgcgacaactaaatgttgtcgcaacttgcgacctttatcatcacccttctACTTGTCCTAGTTTAACTAAAAACTCTCGCAAAAATTAATCAAACGGAACAGGTAATAATGTAATATGAGACGAGGGAGGTAAGTTATTACGTATGGTATCATATCAACTATGTAGTAGAATAACTGTTTAACCGTTTCAACCTAACCACACTAGAAAACACTAGCTAACTATCTACCTTAGGTAGCTCGTTATGTTATTCTTGTCAAACTACCGACTTCACTCCAAAATTAATTACTCCGTActctttttagtttttataaCATTCTTATTTACTCCATATGCATGTAAGTGTGAAGGAATTGTGTTGTATGCATGACCTGACACAAGCAAATACGGAGTAGTTCGTTATGCAACAAATTAAGAGCTAGCACATGCATGCATAGCCAGCCAGAGAGGCAGAGAGAATAATATTAATACACTGgcaaaaaaatataaggaaAAATTAGTCTATTAATAAgaattaatgaattattatatGTACAACATCTACGATAGAAATATAGATCTAACAAATATGTACGAGTATGTACAATAAAAATATATCCGAGTAACTGAATTTTCATAGTTTGCAAATTTTATTAGTAACATCTTATATACAAATATCATAATGATACTACTGAATCCTATATATACTGGTATAACATCACAAAATTTCCTTGAAGATGATCAATACATCGCCACAATTTATTTCATTCTAAACCTCTTAATTAACTGGATGATCaagtaattaatataattattgGTTAAGCCTCACTAGGCGTGGCCGCGTGGGTGCAGCACCACCGGAGAATACTAGGTTGTGAATGAATTGCACATATGTAGTACAATAGAGTGCAGGCCTCGGGCCGTGTTCGAGTATACGGAACACTTGCCTATTTAAATCGACCGTTTCTGAATATTTACCATACTTTCCTTTTTGGCATGAGACTATTAATTCTTTattgtttctctctctttttcacCCCTTACACCAACTCTTTAATATTTCTTTATcacataaacaattaaaatatcATCATTAACCTCAATTGCACATTAATTTATTCATCTCCGACCATGTATTACCCACAAACATTCCTCAAACTACTTTCAAACACAAGTGTTGCAAGTATTTTTCAGAAACGGATAAAATAGTAAACAACAATACACGCGCACTCACAGAGCCTTGGCCCGATGATTATTATTGATtaagaaaaaaacatatttaTGAGCTGAGGGGTCTTAATTGTTTGATTCGTTTCAATGAGTAcctttaacaatatcaaaatctcatacttcctctgttccaatatagttgcaacactttaccttttgcactatttacacaatttactttgtttattttattttatgatctatactttaggaaaaaaaacatattaatgCAGGATCTTGTTAGACTCGTCTTAATGtatattttgtaaaaattaattttttttataatttatactTATCGATAATTGAAGGTATAAATTGTTCAAATTATACATTGGCAAGCGTGGAAAACAAAGTATTCAACTAAAAGgtaacggaggaagtaattttCTGCTAATGTGTAATTAGAGATAACAATGATCATACAAATGTGCATTGACAAACCTAAAAAGCTAAAATTAGAACATCATTATAGAACAGATGgagtaaattaattaaaacaaaatatatatatcctgaataaaaaatataaataaaaacatttaatacgaagtactccAATAACTAATGTAAACTTAGGATGGCTTCGCATGTAACTCGTGAGTCTCACGAGCAGCTAAAATTCTAAAAAGGCTATAATATAACCCTTCTATGGAGTAGACGAGTATTTATTTATAGCATGCACGCAATGCTACGCAATGCTAGCTTAGGGCTCATGCTTTTGCCCTTCCAAGTTGCTATACCATATTAATtaatcgaaaatgataaaggtcgcaacatgcgacctttaagccgtgtcataATGATGAtttggcatgcttatgtgttatgatttaaattggaaattaaaatatttaacttatattttttattatacatgttataaaaaaaggtaggaaaatcttaatgttctaatttttttccttttttatatcggctaccttatttacatattttcgtagtagaaatattaaattaatagtaaaaatattaagaTGATGCGTAGCCTACGTGAcgcttatatgtaccaattaaactgcgacacgcaagattgcgacaactaaatattgtcgcaacttgcgacctttatcatcgtcCCTAATTAATAGATCAAATATTCATACAATAAATGGACAATAGATTGAGCATGCATATTTAATCTATCGATAATTCGATAGTCTTAAGACTCTACACTAGAGCAGACTATAATATATTAACTAGTGTGtgacccgggcgatgccccgattgctacattgaataactaatgttttagatttttcttgagctcaatatttgaccaaaatacttgtATTATATAGAATGGAAAATATCCGTTAAGTTTGTCAACTACACATGCACgctaagtcatttatcatggcaagtaagttttcaatcatatcatcttaTAATTTGTATGATTTATTTTCTCGTGGAACTAAGTacgtcaaattaataaacactaaattagatatatatgcaGCTATGTAAGACAATCTTATAGTTGattcttatgagacttatgacatcaggtttcttcatggttgtcataatgtttaattttttttccttttcaaaataGTTCATATATAGAAattaaaaagtcacataaaaatttatttgtttcggatttcatgtgaacatttatttataaattaatgtgaagagataaaccataattggtggttggttaagatggtaatgagaattatcatCCAAACTGGGAGGTCTAGTgttcgaacctcattgtattgatttttggttgccATTACATACTAcatggtgagtggatgatgtggcatgaggagagtactacgtgacacatatacattttccacaacgccttttaatatattagtatagatatgaACTTAGGATTTACTTCTATGTGGATCTCTATTCTATATGGCGAGGATGTACTTCTATGTGGATCCGTATTCAATATGGATTAATTAATAAAGCGGGAATACCTAATTAAACATCAATCTTTATTCATTAAATTAACAACTAATATTTGGTCTATGAGAAACTTTAACAACTAattaactcttttttttttatctttttctttttctttcgtAATCTCAGGCCaaacaactactccctccgtattttaaaaacaaatacggagtatacTTTTCTTAAACGaccatattttaaaaagagatacactttttttttgacatgttttgatctccacttccaattatatttatatttaactCTTTCTTGTGATCCTCATCCTTACTCACATAATcatttactataataaataattcacccactagTCACTAccccccactttcatcttattttaataaattcaactcactctcctaaaactatgtgtcagtcaaaatgtatctctttttaaaataggGAGGAAGTACGTAATAGTTTTTATTTTCTCCGTTACAAGTACAAAAATTCCATATAACTATTGGATTTAATCTTAGCTAGACTCGTATTATTTTGATTGAAAACACTTTTTCGAAAAATgatatttccattttcctttATTCGTTTGGTCAAGGATGAAAACAATTTCCCTATTAATTTTTCATCCATAGGTGGAAAACATTCCTTTTTTCAAAACAAGCTAAGGAATGACTTCCCGTTTATATATTTCCTTCTCTCAACATCCTCCCTCTCCTTTCCAATTCCATTTACTTTTTCTGTAtagtattatttataagaaAACAAACAAATGAAAACAATTTCAAAACTGTATTATCTTTTAAAAGTTATTTTTCCATGAAAAAATATAGTTATTTAACGGAGTACGTTGAAACAAACAGAGCCTTAATTAGAAGATCATACTTATATGTatgcctttttttttaaaaaaaaaacctaattaaactaagatGAAATCACATAATTTATTCGTGTCCAATAAATGATGAAAACTAAAGTTTCCAAGACATAGATTGTTTAGCATGGGATTATTGGCATTGAATTTCCATAATGGATAGGGTTTGTAATTTATCCAACTCTAGTAGTCTACCACCGCCTTACCCCAACCATCTCTATCAACATCCATATTTCTCCCAACTTTATTTGAAGTAGTAGAGCAACAATTAATAACGCAAGTGTATAATGTACTTCGTATTTATTACTAGCTACTTAATTAAAGTATAGTATAAGCTAACTTTTTATATCTTCGGAAG
This sequence is a window from Spinacia oleracea cultivar Varoflay chromosome 1, BTI_SOV_V1, whole genome shotgun sequence. Protein-coding genes within it:
- the LOC110787395 gene encoding ankyrin repeat-containing protein BDA1 isoform X2 — its product is MEKERDKSESVVTVLYEAALTGDVPSMLNLLEQDQFILERCIIEKSCHFMQSPLHVAVNMGHIQFVREILRRKPQFAEVVDRLRRSSPLHIACAIKGRLEIVNILVEEKPNMCFAQDQDGRTPIHVAVVNGNVEVMEVLLKEKHQAAWERTMGGETVLHLCVKNNQLDALKSLVNKTDDPELLNFADSNGDTALHLAVAYKESEMVECLLAQNKIAKDVRNKKEKTIVDIHKETNKGSEADKKIDRLLKKYKAKPAKYGLKRQTENKWLEEQNTALMVVAASIATMAFQVGMNPPGGVWQDNNNGHEAATYLLAIGYVTPNVINKASLVNDAMDYSVEVWLWLVAVILLGHGVLFILKLIGHDRRQKIREFYKTHFVKPVEAVPKRVLESQITCPIV